DNA sequence from the Salminus brasiliensis chromosome 3, fSalBra1.hap2, whole genome shotgun sequence genome:
AGAAAGAGCTATTCCCCCTTCTGAGGCTTTCTCAATTCTGGGAACACATTTCCTTCATTTGACCCCAGAGCCTGAAAGAAACTCCTGGCCATGTTCATGATggtatttttgcaattttgctAATTACAAAATAAACTAATATCTTCTTCAATCAGCCTGAGATTAGGAGGCCTAGTCACCTAACTACACTCCCCTTGTTGGCTCACTGTGCTGTAGAAGAAATGGCTTTGTGGTATTAACCGTAATGTacagtatattgtatattgggGGGGTGCTAGACTCtggcacagtttgctgattatGTTGAATGCTGAAAAACTACTGCTATGACTCTTACTTGCCACTTGGTGGCTCTGCTGAGAAGGTCCAATTAGTCCTAACTTATGAAAGCAATCAACCCACAGCTTTCAAGTGTCTAAaggaattacatttacatttatgtcgtttagcagacactcttatccagagcgacttacatggttactcgtattacagaggtgggtcagtgtagtgttaggagtcttgcccaaggactcttattggtgtagcacagcagtcACCCAGTCtgagaatcgaaccccagtctcccacatggtgtggtagctcagtggcaggcagtggtgttatctgttgcaccacaccaacagataacaccacagtCCTGCTGTTTTGTCTTCATAGGAGATAAGAGAAGATTTTGGAAGAATATCAATTTAAGAAAAAATTTAAGTACATTAGGTCTTGTTTACTGAAATAGCATTAAGTATTTTCTTAAATTAGTTCTGGAGAGAAGTTCTAACAAAAAGTCAGTGATGGATGCCACTGTCTTCCTAACTGAACAAATCCTAAGTGAGAAAACCAAGCCGGACGTCAGACTCTCTGTGAAAACTGTGTAAGTTGGTTTTAAGGagacatttcttcttaagaattGTTGGTATTTTTTTATAAACTTACAGTACAGTCACACTTTCCTTCAACTGTCTTAAACAGCCTCTAACTGATCAGTTTTAATCAATAGTTGAATTACATAATTAATCTCTAATTTAACAGGATTAAATAACAGCTTTACGGCGTCCACATTTCTCaggtttatattattatattatattatattatattcattatattatattgtaatcATTTCTTTAATCACGACTCCTAGATGTTGTTCACTGAATTTTTCTGAATGATtagtttaattacattttccaACATGGatttataataatgtaaattcTAAATAATGTTCTTTGCATCATTGATAATAGGCTGTAAAATACAGCATAAAGGGCTACATCACAAATTtcctacatttattatttattttattcttttccaatttttatatatatatatatttttttgcatttcaaGACTTGCATTGAAAAGCTCTGGGCCTCATTCTCCAAAGTCTTCAAAAAGTGTCCTAAATTTCTTCAGAAAAATCCTAACAAAAAGTCtaaagctctgctcttataataatCGATGCCATTGTCCTCATAAACCgaacaaatcccaaatgagAAACATTGACGTtagtgaatgtcagaatcttcatgAAAACGTTAAGGATTTTTCTTAAGACTTTTCTGAATCGGGCCCTTGTTACCTCTTAACCTCTTACTCTAAAAGTTCTGGCTCACCTTCACTTCCTGCTTATTCTGTAGTCTCAGACAATCCCACTGAGGCGCTTCACCTCCAGTCTGACCTATCCTCCCTGGGCTGGTTCGCCAAGAGAGCTGTCCCCAAAACATTAGTTGGGACTTAACAACAATAGATTGTGCAAAAGGAAACATAAGGTACGTATTCATATAAGATTTGGcctgtatatacactatatgtccaaatgtttatggacaccccatctaatgaacacattcatctGCTCTTAAATTGCATCcactgctaacacagatgtgcacacacagcttgcctagtccctgtagagaagtactgccaatagattaggacccTCTGCAGCAGATAGCAAACatcatggacctattggcaccatgctgcctaatgtcaggcgtgggctagtagaggggtataaagccccccagcattaagctgtggagcagtggaagaactaagtgttctcaggaatgagggacggtggtgctccatacagtacttttgggatgagttgaagatttgaggatgatgaggtggggtggtgatcgtcatccaacatcctgatctcactaacactcttgtcgctgaatgcagtcaaatcctcacagcaatgttcctccaaaatctagtagaaagccttcttcttcttctctggacagtagagatggttactccaacaaaagcaggataaactcttattaAAAGCCTTGATTTggaaagaaacactgaaagagtgtcccaatacatttgtccatgtaGTCGAAGTTCTGTATAGCATAAAAAggggttccactactgttagATACATGATGTTTCTTTCATGGTCTTTACACCTGGCTTGTGAACagaccccacacacacacacacacacacacacacgcacacacagcgtACAGGTGGAGAGGGGGTTTATTTCTCAGCACAACAGATCACTGAAAATTCAGTCAAAGTGACACGAAGCGAACATATCATCAGCTTGATTGACAACAGCATCGATGGCTCCCATGCTGTACCCTCACCTGTGTGGTCTGGTCCTTTAATGGAAGTTAAGGTGCACCAACAGATCCTCAATTCACACAAATACAACAGCACTCCTAGAAAAAGGCATACGCTGGCAGTATGCTAGGCCTGTAGACATCATATAGGCTACAGCAGTGCTCAATTAGTACAACAGTGATGGAAAAGGCGGCAGACTGGGCTTTTTCAGGCTCTCTCCTGCCTATGAAAACCCAGCGTCTGGACACAGGAACCTGATCAATGAATTCTACAAATGTCGTTCGCatgaatattatataaaaataaatcgTTTTCTCTCAGCTCGGTTCTCGCAGGTACAAACAGCTCATGATCAAAgggaaaaaagtaaaataaaaacactgcagtgtctCATTTTGCCATTTTCAGCGTGATTAATGTAAAGatctataaaaaaattatatttacacaCTGTCCAACAGCTTCATACAGAAATGTGCTCAGCCACCATAAATACCTCTGGATTCCCAGCAGTGGAACTCACACGCCGGAGACCAGTCATTGGCTCTCTTTTTTTATGGTGGCTTCTTAGCGCTGTAGAACCGGCCACGACAGCAACGAATGCTGCATGTAAAATATAGGGGAATTCACATAAAGAAGAATTCCACAGATTTTCcaaaatttctgaataattaataattcttAAGACATGAACAAAGTCATTGCATTATTTTAGAGAAGCACACAGACTCAGAATAGTTCACAGTGGTCGTGACAGGAATCGGATCTCTAAGAGTTTAACCTCTTAGATCCTGTAtgtaagcagtgtgtaagcacagggttgtgggttcgatacccgggctcggcaagctgccaacACTGGGCCCTTTAGCCAGTCCACTGCCCACTGCTGTTACACTCACTGATGTTCACTgtacggatgggttaaagggtccaacactaatggtgaagaTGGTTGTCTACATcactttcataggccctaaaatagaaccctgtgggactccacaggacatgctaaaccaaatggttactaaataattagcaatagtttctgcattaggaacAATAAACATAGGGTTCAGTGAGTTAATGCCTCTTCAGCAGGGATCACCAATCACCAACCAGAGTGGCTGCAAGGTTTTCCTACCAACCAATCAGGAGCTTAGTACCAGactggggtaaaaaaaaaaaaaaagaaaatctctaTAGCTACAGTGGTCACTTGTGGATTAGGCATTTTTTTAGGTCTAAAGGATGTActtagggcagtggtggttcagctgGTAGAGCACCAGACTACTGATGGCAGGGtcgtgggttcaatacctgggccactgttgggcctttcagcaaggcctttaaccctctttgctcccaGGGGGctgcagcgatggctgcccactgtccaTAGCTTGTGTTGTAGACATTGTGACCTACGATTCCTGTCACGATCACGACCCCCACGAGTTCCAGAGCctaggctgcatttctcagTCCCTTCGTATCcagcccagaaatgcagccCGCAAAGGTGGGGAGGGGTATAAAAGCAAGCCGCAAGAGGCGGGACCTTTCAGGTGCCATCACCATGCAGCTCACAGTCCTACCCcgactgcagcctaggctttgggaCGCAGCTGGTGTCTCTTCACTCTGACTGCTCTGGATGATGGTCTGGATCTCAACCATTGAATTACACAGAAATTCTGAACATCAGCAGAATAAGTCACCCTTGGGTTAAAATCTCCTCCCTGTGTTACAAATAAAGCAGATGGCAGACAGCACAACCCTGAACTGTGACTAAATGGTTTTTTAAGCTGCACACAAAGTTCTTTGATGGCATGTCAGTATTAGTTCCAGGTCTAATGAAAGGAGCTCTTGAGGAGTCACCAGATCCTTCACGATGAATCCAGAACTCCTCATGACAGCTTAAATTTGGAGATTTAATGCGCTGTACAGTTTCTATGCCTCAGATGTGTACAGAAACTTAAAGTGACGTATTAAAGCCgggaaaacactgcagtcattcTCCATCTTCAGTGGAATCATTGCATGGTAATTACTGCACACCAGAGCCAGCTCTGGCAGAAACTCGAAAAGTTCTTCTGGGGAAAATGCTTGTTTTGGCATTTTCTGACCAACCCGTGACCTTTAGACAGCAAGGGCATCATAAGCAGACAAATAAAAGCCAGCTAATCTACAAAAAGCAGAAGTTCCTTGGTTTCACATTATGACAGGGTTCCACTGGACAACCACCAAGAGGAAAAATGTCCAAACAAGGGTTAGGCTTAGAAGGGGCTAGACAAACGCATGCAGTggttttgcttggtgtgcacgTACTTGAACCTGAAGCCACGTCTGGTCTCACAGGGATCTAATCCTAAGTGCCGAACGTTCTTGTCCTCTTAAACCGCCACTGAATCTGATCCCTGTGGACCGTCACGCAAAACATCTGCTTCGAACAGAGGGCTTAGCTGTGGCTTTCAGTACCGTTAGGCGTGAGCTTGGTCTTATGCTCGACTCGAGGCCCTCGGGCCGAGTactggaccatcaggaagggctCCTTGGTCTCTCCCTCTCCGACGATGCTCTCCTCGTCTTCGGACTGGCCGATGCGCTGCAGGCGAAGGTAGCACCAGCATCCGAAGATCAGCGCGCCCAGAGCGGCGATGGCAATGAGGATCACGATGATGGTCACCACGCCAGTGGTGGGGCTGTGGTCCATTATTGACATGTTTGGCGTAGAGCAGAACTCGTGCTTGATCTTGAGAAGTCGATGCGGGACTCTGGCCAGGGTGGTCTTTCGCGGCCTACAGGTCTTTTGACATCTGATTGAGAGGAAAACATGGAACATCGGTAAGTTGTGAAAATGGGGATCTCTGTGGAAGCAAAGACAAGAGTTAACAGTTCAGTTACGGTCTGGAATCAGGGCTGAGGGTAAGCCCCAATGTGTCCCAACCCAGACACCTGCTCTTCCAGCTTTTCTTCTGAGACCAATTGTCATGCGAAgtatgagccataacattaaaaccaccggtCTAATAATAAACAGTGTACGCCagtgtagagctgggcaatatgacgatattttatcgtattgtgatacattttgttatcgtgataataATATGCTTTGCTTAGCATATggataataataaacactgatcagctgcagggttcattactaacagtgtaattagactggtttaattagatgaagagctgcagatgttgagtataaatcactgttctcagtacaggagagcatctgaatagtagtttttaagaatccaTCACTACTCATTTCCATGTATCgcgaaaaaaagtatttaaatatcgtgatataggatttttatcatatcgcccagccctaggtcTCAGCATATTTCGCCATTGTCAAGATTGATGCATATTATATTCCCATAATATTCAAACACGACCATGCAGAACAAAAAACCCTGCTCAAGACCAGTttctgctggtagctggtttcagatggtctaagctggttgaGAAGTTGGTCATCCGGGCAAGAAACATAGCCCATGCTGGTCAgtaagctggttaagctggctAACCAGCTTTTCTCTTGTCCAGGGTAGTATATGTTTCATTCATTTGAGTTTAATGGACCAGTTGACCCACCAGTTTGACTGACTctaccaagctggttgaccatttTGAGACTATTCAAGCCCTGCATCACCAATGGGTGCACCCCAAAGTTCAAGCTCAACACTTAACAAAAGGGGTGTCCGGATACTTTAGGACATACAGTGCagctagtgatcaaacacacttGGTCCACACtaatcaaccaccttggtcatgctggtcgaccaccaAGCTCGTTGGCTAGCTGGTTAACTAAAGGTTGGTCATGTTGGTGgatcatccatccaacccaGGGGAGGGGTGGGCAACAAGGGGGCTCCCCGCTCTACTAAGAGACCTACTAAAGCTGGCAATTTACAGGCCAGGTGATTTAGACGTGCTTGAGCAGGTAAAGCACACAAAAATGTGCTGGAACCCGGACCCCCAGGACCAGAACTGCCCATCCCTGATCTAAGCCATCACACAAGCAAAAGCCAGCAGGGTGCCTATAGAGATGCAGAACATCTGGCAACACATCTGGAGAACTTCCAAAGCTCAGAAGGGGAGTCGTTTGTGAAAATGCAGCAAAACATGAAAGGatggagcagacagacagacagagagacagacagagagcaggGGGCCAGATCCGAGCCGGGCAGAAAGAGGAACCTCCTGCACCAACCAGACGCAGAAACGTCGCTCAAACGGCGCACTGAACACTCTCACCATTTCGTGGAGAAACAAGGTCCTCTTCTCAACCATTTCGTGGACGAGGAGACTCATTTTCTCCGACCCCCCGAGCCCAGATCCTCGAGCTGGCGAGCGACAGTGCGTAAAAACACGGCAACGTCAGAGACACAGACCCGCTGGAAATGGCCTAAACCCTCAGCGGAGGACctgacaagaagaagaagaggaaaggaGGGACGTCAGGCGGTTGTCAGTCCAGAGGAAATGAGATCACAGCTGCAAAACCGAGCTCAGCCAATCCGGAGAGCAgaacctgcagcagcagcatggAGACGGAGCAGAGCCCCTCAGTGCGCAGCTGCAGCTTAGGCAAAAGGCTTGGGCACCCCTGCTCAAATTACACTATAATAACAATATCCTGCATGTTTTAGACATTATTcccattgatttatttataatgtcattatttatttataataaatatagtattttatttataataatgtaattaaattatgtattatataattatttaccCTACAAATTATTtacccttcctcctcctcctccttaccCTATCCTAAAAATAACCAAAATAACCAAAATACGTGTCATTACTTTTATGAACACCAAAAGTCTGTTATTGCACTATtctaaataaaacagtaaagcTGTAGATTGTGTTGTGGGACCCTGGATCTTCATATTTAGAAAACTACAGGAATAAGACTGTTTTCCAGCCCAAAACTGAaagatatttacaatatttacaatatttccCAAATTACTGGGCTACCAGTTAAATTACCAGGTGTGTTGTGGGAATTTCAATAattgaaaaataaacaaaataaaaaaatctgtatttatttttgcatgttttttgaCCTAATtcccattatttatttatttaccctaAAAAACAATAACCAGAAATGTGCTGTTACTTTTATGAACGCCAAAAGTCTGTTTTTGCactattctaaataaaaaagtaaagctttagattgtaaaaaaataaataaataaataaaataaaataaaatctgacTGTTTTAGACAAACAtcccattttttatttatgtatgtattgatttatttaccctaagaataaacaaaaaatgtgtGATTATTTTTGTAAACACCAAAAGTCTGTTTTTGCACTATtctaaataaaacagtaaagcTGTAGATTGTGTTGTGGGTCCCTGGATCCTCGTATTCAGAAAACCACTGAACTACAGGAATAAGACTGTTTTCCAGCCCAAAACTGAaagatatttacaatatttaccGGTTtgtctttccatttccaaaTGTACTTCCCAAATGACTGGGCTACCAGTTGTATTACCAGGTGTGTTGTGGGACCCTGGATCCTCATATTTAGAAAACCACTAAACTAACGGGATTAAGACTTTTTTTCTATGTCATCCTGGCAATATGAACGGTCAGACTGACTTGATAGATTTGTAGATCCaacataattaatttattattctaAAACCAATTGAAGCTAAATGCTTTGCCATGAAACTGGGCCCGTTTTCCCAAAAGCATGTTAGTATTAGAATAATCCTAACTGACAAACAGCCCAACTAAGAACCAGGGaatacagtatattattaaGGCCATTTTTTCATTTCCAATATTTCCCAAATTTCCAAAAGCATTTCTCCAAATTATTGGAATTATTGTGAAAATTTGTTTCACATTGGTAAACAAATTTAGAAAACCACTAAACTATGAGAATAAGACTGTTTTCCTGCCCAAAACTGAAAGATATTTCCAATATTTCCAACATTACCGGTTTGTCTTTCTATTTCCAAATGTACTTCCCAAATGATGGGATACCAGTTGCATTACCAGCTGTGTTGTGGGACCCTGGATTTGCATATTTAGAAAACCACTAAACTACAGGATTTGGCCTTTTTtccatttattattttgtatattttccaTTCTCAGCAGAAATGTAGATAAACCCCTCATTTTAATAAACTCAAGACCACCTGAGATGTGGATGGTGGTTATGGACTATTCTCAGGTCCCAGCGTTCCCTTGAACCCCCtgtacactactgtgacatcctCACCTCAACCACAGGCCTTTCAGCCTCAATGCAT
Encoded proteins:
- the snn gene encoding stannin isoform X2 — its product is MSIMDHSPTTGVVTIIVILIAIAALGALIFGCWCYLRLQRIGQSEDEESIVGEGETKEPFLMVQYSARGPRVEHKTKLTPNGTESHS
- the snn gene encoding stannin isoform X1 is translated as MFHVFLSIRCQKTCRPRKTTLARVPHRLLKIKHEFCSTPNMSIMDHSPTTGVVTIIVILIAIAALGALIFGCWCYLRLQRIGQSEDEESIVGEGETKEPFLMVQYSARGPRVEHKTKLTPNGTESHS